The Agrococcus sp. SGAir0287 DNA window GCCCACGAGGAAGGACTCGAGGCGGCGGACGCGCGAGTCGGCCGACAGCAGCACCGGCACGGCCGCGACGCCCGCGGCGACCGCGGGCAGCAGGAGGTGCCACCAGCGCACGCCCGCGAAGAACATGGCGCCGAGCACGACGAGCGCGAGGATGACGACGGTGCCGAAGTCGTTGCCGCGCAGCACGAGCAGGATGAAGGCTCCTCCGACGGGCGCGACGGGGATCCACGCGTGCCAGAAGCGCCTGCCGAGGTCGCCCTTCATCGCGAAGATCGCGCCGATGAACACGCACAGCGCGAGCTTGCCGAGCTCGCCGGGCTGCAGCGTGAAGCCGCCGATCGACAGCCAGTTGCGGTTGCCGCCGATGACGACGCCGAGGGGCGTGAAGACGACGAGTGCCTGCAGCGCGATCGCGAGGCCGATGCCGGGCCAGGCGAGCCGACGCCACCAGATGGCGGGCACGCGGCTCGCGACGAGCATGAGGGGCACGCCGACGAGCGCGAAGAGCCCCTGGCGCTGGAACGCGCCCAGCATGCTGCCGTACTCGGCGCGGCTCTCGATCGCCGACGACGACAGCACCATGACGAGGCCGAAGACGACGAGGAAGAGCGTCGTCCCGACGAGCAGCAGCTCGTTGCCCGTGACGGTCGGGAAGAGCCGACGCAGCCGGACGACCGCGGTGCTACCGCGACCGCGGACCGCCGGGATCGGGGGTGCGTCCACCGCCACCTGGGCCATCGGCGCCTCCCTCTCGCATCCGCTCGTCGTGCACGGCTCGCTGGAACCGCCGGCCACGATCCGCGTAGGACTCGAACTGGTCCATCGACGCCGCAGCCGGGGCGAGGAGCACGGTGTCGCCGCTGGATGCGTGCGCCCGCGCAGCCGCGACGGCCGTCGGCATGACCTCCTCAGTGTCCGCCTCGTCGACCTCGACGAGCGGGATGCCGGGCGCGTGTCGCGCGAACGCGGCGAGGATCGCGGCGCGATCGACGCCGATGACGACGGCGGCGCGCAGGCGTGCCGCGTGGCGCTCGACGAGCGGAGCGACGTCGACCCCCTTCAGCAGGCCGCCGACGATCCACACGACCGACGCGAACGCCTGGAGCGAGCCGTTCGCCGCGTGCGGGTTCGTCGCCTTCGAGTCGTCGACGAAGCGCACGCCGCCGATGTCGGCGACGACCTCGGTCCGATGGTGGTCGAGGCGGAAGGAGCGGATGGCGTCGCGGATCGCCGCGGGCTCGACGCCGACCGCGCGTGCGAGCGCTGCGGCGGCGAGCACGTTCTGCGCCATGTGGGGCGTCGCGAGGCCCGCGACCTCGAGGTCGGCGAGCGTCGCGAGCTCGAGCGCCGAGTCGCGTCGGTCGTCGAGGAAGGCGCGATCGGCGAGGATGCCCTCGACGATCCCGAGCTCCGAGCGGCCCGGCATGCCGAGCCCGAAGCCGATCGCACGGCACCCTTCGACGACGTCGGCCTCCTCGACCATGCGCATCGTCGCCGGGTCGGCGACGTTGTAGACGGCCGCGACACGGGCGTTGCGGTACACCTTCGCCTTCGCATCGCGGTAGGCCTGCGCGCCGGCGTGCCAGTCGAGGTGGTCGTCGTCGAGGTTGAGGCAGACGGCCGAGTGCGGCCAGATCTCGCCGAGCGCGTGGAGCTGGAACGACGACAGCTCGACGACGAGCACGTCGAAGCCCTCCGGATCGCGGACGGCGTCGAGCACGGGGGTGCCGATGTTCCCGACCGGCGCGACGCGGAGGCCGCCCGCCTGGAGCATGTGCGCGGCGAGCTGCGTCGTCGTCGTCTTGCCGTTCGTGCCGGTGACGAGCACCCACTCCGCCGCGCGCACCTTGTCGCGCACGCGCCATGCGAGCTCGACGTCGCCCCAGATCGTCGCGCCGCGCTCCGCGGCGCCCACGAGCCAGGGATGCGTCGGGGGCAGCCCCGGCGAGGCGATGACGAGCTCGGCGGCGGCGAGGACGTCCGGCGTCTCGCCGGCGTCCGTCACGACCGTGTCGATGCCGAGCACCGACAGGATGCGCTCGCGCTCCGCGTCGCCGCGCTCTGCGACGACCGTGACGTTCGCGCCGAGCTCGACGAGCGTGTCGGCGGCGGCGAAGCCGGTCACGCCCAGGCCGAGCACCACGGCGCGGATGCCCGTCCAGTCGTCGTGCCAGCTCGTGAGCGCGTCGAGGTCGCGGGCGGCGTCACGGGACAGGATGGATCACCCAATCGAGGTAGAACAGGCCGACGGCGAGGGCGACGAAGAGGCCGGAGACGATCCAGAAGCGCACGACGATGCGGATCTCCGCCCACCCCTTCAGCTCGAAGTGGTGGTGCAGCGGGCTCATGAGGAAGATGCGCTTGCCGCCCGTGACCTTGAAGTACAGGCGCTGCAGGATGACGCTGCCGGTGACGACGAGCGGCAGGCCCGCGACGAGCACGAGCAGCAGCTGCGTGTGCGTCATGATCGCGAGGCCCGCGAGCGCGCCGCCGAGGCCGAGCGAGCCGACGTCGCCCATGAAGAGCTGCGCGGGGCTCGTGTTGTACCAGAGGAAGCCGATGAGCGCGGCGGCGAGGCACGCGGCGACGACCGCGAGGTCGAGGGGCGCCTGCACGGGGTAGCAGCGGTAGAGGTCGGCGTCGACCGCTCCCCCGGGTGCGACGCGATCGGCGAGCCCGCCGAGGCACGCCTGGCCGTTCTGCCAGAAGCCGATGAGCACGAACGCCGACGCCGAGAAGATCGTGGAGCCCGCGGCGAGGCCGTCGAGGCCGTCGAGCACGTTCACGGCGTTCGACGTCGCGACGATGATGAAGAGGAACCACAGCACGGCGAGCCCGATGCCGACGACGAGGCCGAGCCGGGTGAGGTCGAGCCACTCGATGTCGCGCACCGCGGAGATGGCCGTGGATGCGGGCGTCTGGCCGTAGCGGTCCGGCAGCTGCAGCGCGAGGACGGCGAAGACGACGCCGACGGCGACCTGGCCCGCGATCTTCGCCCATCCGCCGAGGCCCAGCGACTGGCGCTTGCGCACCTTGAGGTAGTCGTCGACGAATCCGACGGCGCCGAGGCCCACCATGAGCAGGAGCACGAGCAGCGCCGGCGCGCTGGGGTAGTTCGGCACGCCGTCGAGCGAGCCGACGAGCTTGCCGCCTGCGTAGCCGACGATCGTCGCGACGATGAAGACGAGGCCACCCATCTGGGGCGTGCCGCGCTTCGTGTGGTGCGACTGCGGACCGTCGGCGCGGATGAACTGGCCCCATCCCAGGCGCGTGGCGAGCCGCACGTACACGGGCGTCGCGGCGAGGGCGAAGACGAGCGAGATCGTCGCGGAGACGAGCAGGACGATCATGCGACGCCGCCGAGCCGGTCGCCGAGGTCCTTGAGGCCCGCCGACAGGGAGGACTTCACGAGCACGACCTCGCCGGGCTCGAGGGTCGCGCGCAGCAGCGCGAGCGCCTGCTCCTGCGTCTCGACGTACGTCGTGTCCTGGCCGTAGGAGGACTCGTGCTCGGCCGCGTCGTGCGCGGGCTTCGCGCCCTCGCCGACCACGACGAGCCGGTCGATGCCGAGGCGCACGACGAGGCGGCCGATGCGGTCGTGCTCCTCGACCTGGCTGTCGCCGAGCTCGGTCATGGCGCCGACGACGGCGACGGAGCGCGCGCCCGAGGTCCGCGACACGTGCGCGAGCGTCTTCAGCGCCGCCGCCATGGAGTCGGGGCTCGCGTTGTACGCGTCGTTGATGACGACGACGCCCGACTCGGGGCGCAGCAGCTCCATGCGCCAGCGCTCGGCGCGCACCATCGACTCGAGCGCGGCGATGGCGTCGTCGATCGGCACGCCGAGCTCGTCGGCCACCGAGAGCGCCGCGAGGGCGTTCATGACGTGGTGCTCGCCGAGGATGCGCAGCGTGAGGGGCCAGGACTCCTCGCCCCGATGGATCGTCGCGGACGTGCCATCGATCGACGAGGCGACGTCCGACGCCCACACGGTGTCCGCGGGTGCGTCGCCGCCGGCGTCGAGGCCGAACCAGCGCACGCGCGCCGCGGTGCGGTCGGCCATCCAGACGACGCGGTCGTCGTCGCGGTTGAGCACGGCGACGGCGGTGTCCGGGAGGTCGCGGACGATCTCGTGCTTCGCGCGCTGCGTGCGCTCGACGCCGCCGAACTCGCCGGCGTGCGCGAGGCCGACCTTGAGGACGACGGACACGTCGGGCATCGCGAGCGCCACGAGGGAGGCGATGTCGCCCACGCGGCTCGCGCCGAGCTCGAGCACGAGGTAGCGCGTGGCCTCGGTGACGCGCAGCATCGTCATGGGTGCGCCGACCTCGTTGTTGAACGACTTGACGGGGCTCACCGTCTCGCCGTGCTGCTCGAGGATCGCCTGCAGCATGTTCTTCGTCGTCGTCTTGCCGTTCGAGCCAGTGATGCCCACGACGGTGCAGCGCTCGCGCACGGCGGCGACGACGTGCGCCGCGAGCGCCTGCAGGGCGGCGAGGCCCGAGGAGACGACGACGTGCGGCACGTCGGCGTCGATCGGCCGCTCGCACAGGACGAGGGCGGCGCCGGCCTCCACGGCCGTGCCGACGAAGCGGTGCCCGTCGGTGACCTCGCCGGGCATGGCGACGAACACGTCGCCCGGCTCGACGAGGCGCGAGTCGGTCTGCACGGAGCCCTCGACGCGCACGTCGTCGCCGACGAGCGCGCCGTCGACGACGCGCGCGATCTCGGATGCCTGGAGCGCGATCACTCGGTCCAGCCCGCCTCGTGCAGCGCGAGCCTGGCCTCGTCGCGGGCGACGAACGGCTCTCGGACGCCTGCGACGTCGCGGTAGTCGGCGTCGCCGGGGCCCGCCCACAGGATCGTGTCGCCGGGACCGGCGAGCGTGACGGCCAGACGGATGGCGTCCTCCTCGGGGCTGACCTCGTGGACGCGGCCCGGATCGACGCCGCGCGCGCCCTCGAGGATCTGCGCGCGGATGCTCGCGGCATCCTCCGTGCGCGGGTTGAAGTCGGTGACGACGAGCTCGTCGGCGAACGTCGCGCCGATGCGGCCCATCTCGGCGCGCTTCGTGGCGTCGCGGTCGCCGTCGGCGCCGAAGACGAACACGAGGCGCCCGGGGGTGACGCGGCGCAGCGCCTCGAGGGTCGCCTGGAAGGCGTCGGGGCTGTGCCCGTAGTCGACGAAGAGCGCCGGCCCGCGGTCGCCGGAGACGCGCTCCATGCGGCCGGGGAGCGTGGGGCGCACGCCGCGCTCGACGGACTCGGCGATCGCGTCGAGCTCGAAGCCGTCCTCGACGAGCATGAGGATGGCGATGGCGGCGTCGACGGCGAGGTGCCTGCCGATGAACGGGATCTCGACCTCGACCGTGCGCTCGCGTCCGACGAGCGCGAAGCGCGTGCCGTCGACCCGCTCGGCGAGGATCTCGACCCGCCAGTCCGCCTCCGCATCCGTCGAGCTCACGGTCGTGACGGGGATGCGCGTCTCCTCGGCGACGCGGCGACCCCACTCGGAGTCGACGCACACGACGCCGCGCTCGGCGCGGTCGGGCGTGAAGAGCTCGAGCTTGACGGCGAAGTACGCCTCCATCGAGCCGTAGTCGTCGAGGTGGTCGTGGCTCAGGTTCGTGAACGCGACGACGTCGAACTCGACCCCGTCGACGCGGTGGCGCTCGATGGCCTGTGCGCTCACCTCGAGCACCGCGGCCCGCACCCCGGCCTCGCGCATGCGCGCCAGCAGCGCGTGCAGCTCGCTCGCCTCCGGCGTCGTGAGCTTCGACGTGACGACCTCGTCGCCGACGTGGCGCTCCGCCGTCGTGGACAGGCCGGTGACGAAGCCGAGGTCGGCGAGCAGTCCCTCGAGCATGAACGCCGTCGACGTCTT harbors:
- a CDS encoding Mur ligase family protein, which encodes MEGVVPPILRPEHPTPRPLSALVDEFTLDVVGDADGVEVTGITNASHDVRPGDIFAALPGLRRHGAEFASDAVARGAVAIVTDAAGVPLAGVDAPIIVLDEPRAALGEIAAWVYRTREDPPRLYGVTGTNGKTSTAFMLEGLLADLGFVTGLSTTAERHVGDEVVTSKLTTPEASELHALLARMREAGVRAAVLEVSAQAIERHRVDGVEFDVVAFTNLSHDHLDDYGSMEAYFAVKLELFTPDRAERGVVCVDSEWGRRVAEETRIPVTTVSSTDAEADWRVEILAERVDGTRFALVGRERTVEVEIPFIGRHLAVDAAIAILMLVEDGFELDAIAESVERGVRPTLPGRMERVSGDRGPALFVDYGHSPDAFQATLEALRRVTPGRLVFVFGADGDRDATKRAEMGRIGATFADELVVTDFNPRTEDAASIRAQILEGARGVDPGRVHEVSPEEDAIRLAVTLAGPGDTILWAGPGDADYRDVAGVREPFVARDEARLALHEAGWTE
- the murD gene encoding UDP-N-acetylmuramoyl-L-alanine--D-glutamate ligase; translation: MVLGLGVTGFAAADTLVELGANVTVVAERGDAERERILSVLGIDTVVTDAGETPDVLAAAELVIASPGLPPTHPWLVGAAERGATIWGDVELAWRVRDKVRAAEWVLVTGTNGKTTTTQLAAHMLQAGGLRVAPVGNIGTPVLDAVRDPEGFDVLVVELSSFQLHALGEIWPHSAVCLNLDDDHLDWHAGAQAYRDAKAKVYRNARVAAVYNVADPATMRMVEEADVVEGCRAIGFGLGMPGRSELGIVEGILADRAFLDDRRDSALELATLADLEVAGLATPHMAQNVLAAAALARAVGVEPAAIRDAIRSFRLDHHRTEVVADIGGVRFVDDSKATNPHAANGSLQAFASVVWIVGGLLKGVDVAPLVERHAARLRAAVVIGVDRAAILAAFARHAPGIPLVEVDEADTEEVMPTAVAAARAHASSGDTVLLAPAAASMDQFESYADRGRRFQRAVHDERMREGGADGPGGGGRTPDPGGPRSR
- the mraY gene encoding phospho-N-acetylmuramoyl-pentapeptide-transferase, giving the protein MIVLLVSATISLVFALAATPVYVRLATRLGWGQFIRADGPQSHHTKRGTPQMGGLVFIVATIVGYAGGKLVGSLDGVPNYPSAPALLVLLLMVGLGAVGFVDDYLKVRKRQSLGLGGWAKIAGQVAVGVVFAVLALQLPDRYGQTPASTAISAVRDIEWLDLTRLGLVVGIGLAVLWFLFIIVATSNAVNVLDGLDGLAAGSTIFSASAFVLIGFWQNGQACLGGLADRVAPGGAVDADLYRCYPVQAPLDLAVVAACLAAALIGFLWYNTSPAQLFMGDVGSLGLGGALAGLAIMTHTQLLLVLVAGLPLVVTGSVILQRLYFKVTGGKRIFLMSPLHHHFELKGWAEIRIVVRFWIVSGLFVALAVGLFYLDWVIHPVP
- a CDS encoding peptidoglycan glycosyltransferase FtsW, which codes for MAQVAVDAPPIPAVRGRGSTAVVRLRRLFPTVTGNELLLVGTTLFLVVFGLVMVLSSSAIESRAEYGSMLGAFQRQGLFALVGVPLMLVASRVPAIWWRRLAWPGIGLAIALQALVVFTPLGVVIGGNRNWLSIGGFTLQPGELGKLALCVFIGAIFAMKGDLGRRFWHAWIPVAPVGGAFILLVLRGNDFGTVVILALVVLGAMFFAGVRWWHLLLPAVAAGVAAVPVLLSADSRVRRLESFLVGCQNTDDDYFSGCWQQLHGTWALANGGLFGVGLGNSRAKWMWLAEADNDYIFAIIGEELGLVGAVVVLLLFVVLAVALLRIVREATLPMTRIVTGGVLVWLVGQAIVNVAVVLGLLPVLGVPLPLISAGGSQLVAALLAIGIVLSLARHDARLRQTGT
- a CDS encoding UDP-N-acetylmuramoyl-tripeptide--D-alanyl-D-alanine ligase: MIALQASEIARVVDGALVGDDVRVEGSVQTDSRLVEPGDVFVAMPGEVTDGHRFVGTAVEAGAALVLCERPIDADVPHVVVSSGLAALQALAAHVVAAVRERCTVVGITGSNGKTTTKNMLQAILEQHGETVSPVKSFNNEVGAPMTMLRVTEATRYLVLELGASRVGDIASLVALAMPDVSVVLKVGLAHAGEFGGVERTQRAKHEIVRDLPDTAVAVLNRDDDRVVWMADRTAARVRWFGLDAGGDAPADTVWASDVASSIDGTSATIHRGEESWPLTLRILGEHHVMNALAALSVADELGVPIDDAIAALESMVRAERWRMELLRPESGVVVINDAYNASPDSMAAALKTLAHVSRTSGARSVAVVGAMTELGDSQVEEHDRIGRLVVRLGIDRLVVVGEGAKPAHDAAEHESSYGQDTTYVETQEQALALLRATLEPGEVVLVKSSLSAGLKDLGDRLGGVA